In a genomic window of Acidimicrobiales bacterium:
- the mca gene encoding mycothiol conjugate amidase Mca, with product MPTFVSVPADAPLRLLTVHAHPDDEASKGAATVAALHAGGVHCVLVCCTGGEAGDVLNPAMDVPEVHADLPAVRDAELARAAEIIGYDEVIMLGYRDSGMKDSDHNARPEAFANADHDEAVGRLVAIIRRVRPQVIVTYPDARGEYDHPDHVQVHDISVPAFHAAGDPERYPEAGPAWQPSKLYYTMWSRARIAGLHAKFLELGIESPYDDGWFERPSSDHLITTQVPISDHWDVRGEALRAHATQIDPTSKFWFGLPDEAARTVHPFDDYRLEACCVDGQPVEPAEFLTDGPIEDDLFAGVRAEVDA from the coding sequence GTGCCCACCTTCGTTTCAGTCCCCGCCGACGCGCCGTTGCGTCTATTGACCGTCCACGCCCATCCCGACGACGAGGCATCGAAGGGGGCCGCGACGGTTGCCGCCTTGCACGCCGGGGGAGTGCACTGCGTCCTGGTGTGCTGCACCGGTGGAGAGGCGGGCGACGTCTTGAACCCGGCCATGGATGTGCCCGAGGTTCATGCCGACCTCCCTGCGGTACGCGACGCCGAGTTGGCTCGGGCCGCCGAGATCATCGGCTACGACGAGGTGATCATGCTGGGCTACCGGGATTCGGGCATGAAGGACTCGGATCACAACGCCCGCCCCGAGGCCTTCGCCAACGCCGACCACGACGAGGCGGTAGGTCGTCTGGTGGCCATCATCCGTCGGGTCCGACCCCAGGTCATCGTCACCTATCCGGATGCCCGTGGGGAGTACGACCACCCCGACCATGTCCAGGTGCATGACATCTCCGTGCCGGCGTTCCACGCGGCGGGCGACCCCGAGCGCTACCCGGAAGCCGGCCCGGCCTGGCAGCCGTCGAAGCTCTATTACACGATGTGGTCCCGGGCACGGATCGCCGGCCTACACGCGAAGTTTCTGGAACTGGGGATCGAGTCGCCCTACGACGACGGGTGGTTCGAACGTCCGTCTAGCGACCACCTCATCACCACACAGGTGCCCATCTCCGACCACTGGGACGTACGTGGTGAAGCCCTGCGTGCCCACGCCACCCAGATCGACCCGACCTCGAAGTTCTGGTTTGGCCTGCCCGACGAGGCGGCCCGCACCGTCCATCCATTCGACGACTACCGCCTAGAGGCCTGCTGCGTGGACGGCCAGCCCGTGGAGCCCGCCGAGTTTCTGACCGATGGGCCGATCGAAGACGACCTATTTGCCGGGGTCCGGGCCGAGGTGGATGCTTGA
- a CDS encoding NfeD family protein produces MDPEVWRWIWLGAAALFVMGEIAMTGAFFLLPFGVGATAATIVAFAGASEPWSWLSFVSVSAASFAGLRPMARRMAQGGNPVGVGAGRLVGETGMVTSEPDEAGTRLGTVRIGREDWHVESDDGTPLPTGTAIEVVRIEGTRAVVRPIS; encoded by the coding sequence ATGGATCCTGAGGTCTGGCGCTGGATCTGGCTTGGCGCCGCCGCGCTATTCGTCATGGGCGAGATCGCCATGACCGGTGCATTCTTCCTCCTCCCGTTCGGCGTGGGGGCCACAGCGGCCACCATCGTGGCCTTCGCTGGCGCCAGCGAACCCTGGTCGTGGCTGTCCTTCGTCTCCGTCTCGGCGGCCAGCTTCGCCGGACTCCGCCCCATGGCCCGACGCATGGCCCAGGGCGGCAACCCGGTGGGAGTGGGTGCCGGCCGACTGGTGGGCGAGACCGGCATGGTGACCAGCGAACCCGACGAGGCTGGGACCCGTCTGGGCACGGTACGAATCGGCCGTGAAGACTGGCACGTAGAGTCCGACGACGGTACGCCGTTACCTACCGGCACCGCCATCGAAGTCGTCCGCATCGAAGGCACCCGAGCCGTGGTGCGACCCATCAGCTGA